A single genomic interval of Trichosurus vulpecula isolate mTriVul1 chromosome 6, mTriVul1.pri, whole genome shotgun sequence harbors:
- the LOC118854904 gene encoding LOW QUALITY PROTEIN: vasopressin-neurophysin 2-copeptin (The sequence of the model RefSeq protein was modified relative to this genomic sequence to represent the inferred CDS: inserted 1 base in 1 codon): MEYTATERASCQDARPTLPACFFCXLAFTSACYFQNCPRGGKRGLPDTELRQCLPCGPGSKGRCFGPNICCGEELGCYMGTAESLRCQEESYLPSACQSGQKPCGNGGRCAAAGICCNDESCMMEPACREEAGSRRRVRASEKSNGTQLDGPASAFLLRLVQLAGQQMGELQPQPQEEEVAY, translated from the exons ATGGAGTACA CGGCCACAGAGAGAGCCAGCTGCCAAGATGCCAGACCCACTCTGCCTGCCTGCTTCTTCT TCCTTGCTTTCACCTCTGCCTGCTACTTCCAGAACTGTCCAAGAGGAGGCAAGCGTGGCCTGCCCGACACAGAGCTAAGACAG tgCCTCCCCTGTGGTCCTGGGAGCAAAGGACGCTGCTTTGGACCCAACATCTGCTGTGGGGAAGAGCTTGGCTGCTACATGGGCACTGCTGAGAGTCTGAGGTGCCAGGAAGAGAGCTACCTGCCCTCCGCGTGTCagtctggccagaaaccctgcgGGAATGGAGGACGCTGTGCTGCTGCTGGAATCTGCTGCAATGATG AGAGCTGTATGATGGAACCAGCCTGCCGAGAGGAGGCCGGCAGCCGGAGAAGGGTAAGGGCCAGTGAGAAAAGCAATGGAACCCAGCTGGATGGGCCAGCCAGTGCCTTCCTCCTTCGTCTGGTACAGTTGGCAGGCCAACAGATGGGTGAGCTGCAGCCACAACCTCAAGAGGAAGAAGTTGCCTATTGA
- the LOC118852858 gene encoding progonadoliberin-2: MSPLRPLLLLVLLVLGTQISYAQHWSHGWYPGGKRDLDGIPGLEPSEEGKPWDGGEMSLLKTLLTEVLAQQQQKK; encoded by the exons ATGTCTCCTCTACGGCCCCTCTTGCTCTTAGTGCTGCTGGTTCTAGGGACCCAGATTTCTTATGCTCAACACTGGTCCCATGGCTGGTATCCTGGGGGAAAGAGGGACTTAGATGGGATCCCAGGCCTAGAG CCTTCTGAAGAAGGGAAACCGTGGGATGGTGGTGAGATGTCCCTGCTGAAGACGCTGCTG aCTGAAGTTCTGGCCCAGCAACAACAGAAGAAGTGA
- the MRPS26 gene encoding 28S ribosomal protein S26, mitochondrial, with the protein MLRTLGHLGRSFRPPVAAPSLPLLLPPTRGRKSRHDPPSKSKIGRLRTPTPVDPAEMYMLMERYKSYRQTVRALRLEFMEEVWRKAYDQKFGRLKAIQDSEEHKQLMAWNQAENARLQALRISRLQRQEQEQKRLRELEEMQKAQEMEAFVQEKEREVLQLQEDVKTFITQDNLEEKIEAALNNPQNYNWALTKEGRVIRPPGET; encoded by the exons ATGCTCCGCACTTTGGGCCACTTGGGCCGCTCGTTCAGGCCTCCAGTCGCTGCTCCATCTTTACCGCTGTTGCTGCCGCCCACACGGGGACGTAAGAGCCGCCATGACCCGCCCTCCAAGTCCAAGATCGGGCGCTTGCGAACCCCGACCCCCGTGGACCCCGCTGAGATGTACATGCTAATGGAGCGTTACAAGAGTTACAGACAGACTGTGCGAGCACTCAG GCTTGAGTTCATGGAAGAGGTTTGGAGAAAAGCGTATGACCAGAAGTTTGGGAGACTGAAAGCCATACAGGATTCTGAGGAACACAAGCAGCTCATGGCCTGGAACCAAGCAGAGAATGCTCGGCTGCAGGCACTGAG GATCTCAAGGCTTCAGCGGCAAGAGCAGGAGCAGAAGCGGCTCCGGGAGCTGGAGGAGATGCAGAAGGCCCAGGAAATGGAAGCTTTTGtccaagagaaggagagagaagttcTACAGTTGCAG GAAGATGTGAAAACATTCATTACTCAGGATAACTTAGAGGAGAAGATTGAAGCTGCCCTCAACAATCCTCAAAACTACAACTGGGCCCTTACCAAGGAGGGCCGCGTGATTCGACCACCTGGCGAGACTTAG
- the LOC118854045 gene encoding oxytocin-neurophysin 1-like, which translates to MGSPGSGPGLTPRSRPGYACCYLLALLALASACYIQNCPIGGKRSALDMDVRKCLPCGPGSKGRCFGPNICCGEELGCYMGTAESLRCQEESYLPSPCQSGQKPCGSGGRCAASGICCSSDGCGLDPVCDQEATFS; encoded by the exons ATGGGCAGCCCTGGTTCCGGACCTGGCCTCACTCCCCGGTCCCGTCCCGGTTACGCCTGCTGCTATCTCCTGGCTCTCTTGGCTCTGGCCTCTGCCTGTTACATCCAGAACTGCCCCATCGGCGGGAAGCGCTCGGCGCTGGACATGGACGTGCGCAAG TGCCTGCCCTGCGGTCCAGGAAGCAAAGGGCGCTGCTTCGGACCCAACATCTGCTGCGGGGAAGAGCTAGGCTGCTACATGGGCACCGCCGAGAGCCTGAGGTGCCAGGAAGAGAGCTACCTGCCTTCCCCGTGCCaatctggccagaaaccctgcgGGAGTGGAGGGCGCTGTGCTGCCAGCGGGATCTGCTGCAGCAGCG ACGGCTGTGGACTAGACCCTGTCTGTGACCAAGAAGCCACATTCTCCTAG